In Cupriavidus sp. EM10, the genomic window CCGGCCTGCAGCAGCTTGCCATCGGCCAGAAAGCGCGCGGCGGCGTCGCTGAAGGCGGAACCGTCGGTGGCGAGCACGATATTGGACATCGGGGGCATGGCGCTATCTCCTTGGTTGGAAAACTGCGAGCGCGACGGGCGCGACGTGGTCATCATGTCATGCGGAGAATCCTCACACCGTAACGTAGATCAAATCGACGGTGAATATTTAAGGATTTCACGATTGTCATCTGCGTGTCGAAATGGTTGATCGTCGCGGCGCGGCACGCATTTGTACGAAGCATCGGACGCAACCGCGCAACGTCTGAAATTTCCGTACGAAAACCCGGAAATTTCAACGCGCATTTTCAGCCCGTTCCGCCGCTGGCAAGGCGTCGGACAGCCTAAGCTGCCCGCTGTTCGTGTTCACGGAGACCTGGCATGCCAAACGCAATCGTTATCGATCCGCATAGCACCGTCCGCAAGACGGTGTGCAATATCCTGGAGAATGCCTCCGGCTTCGACGAAGTCCGCGCGGCGCCCGGCGGGGCCGGAGGGCTGCTCGCGTTGCGGGACCGCCCGGCCGATCTGGTCGTCATGGATCTGCAACTGGACGACCTGCCCGGCGACGCCGTGCTGGAGGAAGTGGTGTCGACCTGGCCGGTCACGTGCGTGCTGGTGCTGTCGGCGCAGCGTCGGGCGGCGGAGCGCGCATTGCTGGGCGGCGCCCACGGCTACATCGACAAGGGCGCAGGGCTGGACGGCCTGGCCGATGCCGTGCGCGCGCTGATGAATGGCTACGCCGCGTTTCCGCTGAACGCACTGCCGACGTTCCGCCGCGCCGCCGCCAATCCCGCCGATCCGAAGACCCTGCTGAGCCGCCGGGAACTGACCGTGCTGCGGCTGCTGGCGGTCGGGCATTCCAACAAGGCGATTTCGGATGTGCTGGAGATCAGCAACAAGACGGTCAGCTCGCACAAGGCCAGCATCATGGACAAGCTGGGTCTTGGCTCGCTGATCGACCTGGCGGAGTTCGCGCGCGTGCACCGGCTGCTGCCGGTGGAAGGGGAGCCGGTTCCCCGCGTGGCGAAGCCGCGTATCAGGCGAAACGACGCCGCCGCTTTCTAGGCTGCGCGGCCGCTGGTGCACTGACGCCGGCCTTATCCGGCATAATCCCAGCCAAACCGCGCCGCATCTGGCGCGGCACGGTATTGACTGGGCTTTGCAAATGAACGCGCCAAAGACGGAGACGTCAGACAACTCGCACGACCACCCACTGGACGACGATTGTCCGCTGCACTGGTTCGACGCGGACCGTGGCGCGTTCGAAGACCTGGAACGGCGTATCGCCGATCATCCCGCCGACTTCTTTGCCAGCGCGGATTTCGATCCGGTGGGCGCCTGCGCCACGCGCGAGGCGCAGTTCACCTCGGTAGACCTGCCAGAGGACCCGACCGCGCCGCAGGCGCATGCCGACCATCTGCTGCACGACGTGTTCCGCCACGTGATGCCCGTGGCGTCGCCGACCTTCGTCGGCCATATGACGTCGTCGCTGCCATCGTTCATGCCGTCGCTGGCCAAGATCGTGGCGGCGCTGAACCAGAACGTGGTCAAGCTCGAAACGTCGGGCGCGCTGACGGGGCTGGAGCGCCAGGTCATCGGCATGCTGCACAAGCTGGTCTTTGCGCGCGATGCGGGCTTTTATCGGCAGTGGCTGCACAACCCCGAGCACTCGCTTGGCGCTTTCTGCGCGGGCGGCACCACGGCAAACCTGGCGGCGCTCTGGGCCAGCCGCAACAACGTGCTGCGCGCGCGCGACGGG contains:
- a CDS encoding response regulator transcription factor; the encoded protein is MPNAIVIDPHSTVRKTVCNILENASGFDEVRAAPGGAGGLLALRDRPADLVVMDLQLDDLPGDAVLEEVVSTWPVTCVLVLSAQRRAAERALLGGAHGYIDKGAGLDGLADAVRALMNGYAAFPLNALPTFRRAAANPADPKTLLSRRELTVLRLLAVGHSNKAISDVLEISNKTVSSHKASIMDKLGLGSLIDLAEFARVHRLLPVEGEPVPRVAKPRIRRNDAAAF